In one window of Thermotoga sp. Mc24 DNA:
- a CDS encoding M42 family metallopeptidase, whose amino-acid sequence MKELIRKLTEAFGPSGREEEVRRIILEELEGHIDGHRIDGLGNLIVWKGSGEKKVILDAHIDEIGVVVTNVDDKGFLTIEPVGGVSPYMLLGKRIRFENGTIGVVGMEGETTEERQENVRKLSFDRLFVDIGANSREEAQKMCPIGSFGVYDSGFVEVSGKYVSKAMDDRIGCAVIVEVFKRIKPAVTLYGVFSVQEEVGLVGASVAGYGVPADEAIAIDVTDSADTPKAIKRHAMRLSGGPALKVKDRASISSKRILENLIEIAEKFDIKYQMEVLTFGGTNAMGYQRTKEGIPSATVSIPTRYVHSPSEMIAPDDVEATVDLLIRYLGA is encoded by the coding sequence ATGAAGGAACTGATCAGGAAGCTGACGGAAGCCTTTGGCCCAAGTGGACGGGAAGAAGAGGTGAGAAGAATCATCCTCGAGGAACTCGAAGGGCACATAGATGGCCACAGGATCGATGGGCTCGGCAATCTCATTGTTTGGAAAGGAAGCGGCGAGAAAAAGGTGATACTGGACGCTCACATAGATGAGATAGGTGTTGTCGTCACAAATGTGGACGACAAGGGATTTCTGACGATAGAACCCGTCGGCGGTGTCTCTCCGTACATGCTTCTTGGAAAAAGGATCAGGTTCGAAAACGGTACAATAGGCGTTGTTGGTATGGAAGGTGAAACAACAGAAGAAAGGCAGGAGAATGTGAGAAAGCTCTCATTCGACAGGCTGTTCGTCGATATCGGTGCAAATTCCAGGGAAGAAGCGCAGAAGATGTGTCCGATTGGAAGCTTCGGTGTCTACGACAGTGGATTCGTTGAGGTTTCCGGGAAATACGTCTCGAAGGCGATGGATGACAGGATAGGATGTGCCGTGATCGTGGAAGTTTTCAAAAGAATCAAACCCGCTGTTACGCTCTACGGTGTTTTCAGTGTTCAGGAAGAAGTGGGACTGGTCGGTGCCTCGGTAGCGGGGTACGGCGTACCAGCGGACGAGGCCATCGCGATCGATGTGACTGATTCGGCAGACACTCCGAAGGCCATCAAGAGACACGCAATGAGGCTCTCCGGTGGACCCGCTCTGAAAGTGAAAGACAGGGCATCGATCAGCAGCAAACGCATCCTCGAAAATTTGATAGAAATCGCGGAAAAATTCGATATAAAGTATCAGATGGAGGTTCTGACGTTCGGCGGTACGAACGCCATGGGGTACCAGCGGACTAAAGAAGGAATTCCTTCGGCCACGGTGTCTATTCCCACACGATACGTTCACTCACCCAGTGAGATGATCGCACCAGATGACGTTGAGGCAACGGTCGATCTTCTCATCAGGTATCTGGGGGCGTGA
- a CDS encoding M42 family metallopeptidase: MYLKELSMIPGVSGDEGKVRDFIKSKIESLVDNLYTDVLGNLIALKRGRDSSKKLLVSAHMDEVGFVVSKIEKDGKVAFLPIGGVDSRILPGKVVQVKNLKGVIGYRPIHLQRDEENTPPRFENLRIDFGFSSADEAKKYVSIGDYVSFVSDYIEKNGRAVGKAFDDRAGCSVLIDVLESGVSPAYDTYFVFTVQEETGLRGSAVVVEQLKPTCAIVVETTTAGDNPELEERKWATHLGDGPAITFFHRGYVIPKEIFQTIVDTAKNNDIPFQMKRRTAGGTDAGRYARTAYGVPAGVISTPARYIHSPNSIIDLNDYENTKKLIKVLVEEGKIVEVVS; encoded by the coding sequence ATGTATCTCAAAGAACTTTCGATGATACCGGGTGTGTCTGGAGATGAAGGGAAGGTCAGGGATTTCATAAAGTCAAAGATAGAAAGTCTCGTTGACAACCTTTACACCGATGTCCTTGGGAATTTGATAGCTTTGAAAAGAGGAAGAGATTCTTCGAAAAAACTGCTCGTTTCGGCTCACATGGATGAGGTCGGTTTCGTTGTGAGCAAAATAGAAAAGGACGGAAAAGTGGCGTTCTTGCCCATTGGAGGAGTCGATTCCAGGATACTTCCCGGAAAGGTGGTTCAGGTGAAGAATCTCAAAGGAGTTATCGGCTACAGACCGATCCACCTTCAGCGCGATGAAGAGAACACTCCCCCAAGGTTTGAGAATCTGAGAATTGATTTTGGTTTTTCTTCTGCAGACGAAGCGAAAAAGTACGTATCAATAGGAGACTACGTCTCTTTCGTGAGTGATTACATCGAAAAGAACGGCCGGGCAGTCGGGAAAGCGTTCGACGACAGAGCGGGGTGTTCTGTTCTGATCGATGTTCTCGAAAGCGGTGTGAGTCCTGCCTACGATACGTACTTTGTCTTCACAGTTCAGGAAGAGACGGGACTTCGTGGAAGTGCAGTTGTGGTGGAACAGCTGAAACCCACCTGTGCCATCGTCGTGGAAACCACCACGGCCGGCGACAATCCGGAACTGGAGGAAAGGAAATGGGCAACACATCTGGGTGACGGTCCTGCCATCACCTTTTTTCACAGGGGATACGTGATCCCAAAGGAGATCTTTCAAACTATCGTGGATACAGCGAAGAACAACGACATTCCGTTTCAGATGAAGAGAAGAACCGCTGGGGGAACGGACGCGGGACGTTACGCCAGAACCGCCTACGGAGTGCCAGCAGGTGTGATCTCCACTCCAGCACGGTACATCCACAGTCCGAATTCGATCATAGATTTGAACGACTACGAAAACACGAAGAAACTCATAAAAGTACTTGTCGAGGAAGGAAAAATCGTGGAGGTGGTCTCATGA
- a CDS encoding M42 family metallopeptidase: METGKLLVELSNLDGPSGYETNVVSYIKSVIEPFVDEAKTTRHGSLIGYKKGKGIGKLAFFAHVDEIGFVVSKVEGQFARLEPVGGVDPKVVYASKIRIYTKNGIEHGVIGMLAPHLQDSESRKKVLTYDEIFVDLSLCERDVRVGDIAVIDQTAFETNGKVVGKALDNRASCGVLVKALEFLKKYDHPWDVYVVFSVQEETGCLGALTGAYEINPDVAIVMDVTFASEPPFSDHIELGKGPVIGLGPVVDRNLVQKVIEIANKHNVSLQEEAVGGRSGTETDFVQLVRNGVRTSLISIPLKYMHTPVEMVDPRDVEELARLLSLVAVELEV, encoded by the coding sequence ATGGAAACCGGAAAACTCTTGGTGGAACTGTCGAACCTCGACGGCCCTTCAGGTTACGAGACGAATGTGGTTTCTTACATAAAGTCAGTCATTGAACCTTTCGTGGACGAAGCGAAAACAACCCGCCACGGAAGTCTGATCGGATACAAAAAGGGAAAAGGGATAGGAAAACTCGCGTTTTTTGCCCACGTGGATGAAATCGGTTTTGTTGTTTCGAAGGTGGAGGGGCAGTTCGCCAGACTCGAGCCCGTGGGTGGAGTGGATCCGAAGGTCGTTTATGCTTCGAAAATCCGTATCTACACAAAAAACGGGATCGAACACGGTGTGATCGGAATGCTCGCTCCACACTTGCAAGATTCGGAATCCAGAAAGAAAGTCCTCACATACGATGAAATCTTCGTCGATTTATCTCTGTGTGAAAGAGATGTTCGTGTAGGTGACATTGCAGTGATAGATCAGACGGCTTTCGAAACGAATGGGAAGGTGGTTGGGAAGGCTTTGGACAACAGAGCGAGCTGTGGAGTTCTTGTGAAAGCACTCGAATTTCTCAAAAAGTACGATCACCCATGGGATGTCTATGTGGTCTTTTCTGTTCAGGAAGAGACAGGGTGTCTGGGGGCTCTCACAGGCGCGTACGAGATAAACCCCGACGTGGCGATCGTGATGGACGTTACGTTCGCTTCCGAGCCTCCATTCAGTGATCACATAGAGCTTGGAAAAGGTCCGGTGATAGGCCTGGGACCGGTTGTGGATAGGAATCTTGTTCAGAAGGTCATCGAGATAGCGAATAAACACAACGTTTCTCTTCAGGAAGAAGCGGTTGGTGGAAGGTCCGGCACGGAAACGGATTTCGTTCAGCTTGTTCGAAACGGTGTTAGAACGTCTCTCATATCCATTCCCTTGAAGTACATGCACACTCCCGTTGAAATGGTGGACCCGCGCGATGTGGAGGAACTCGCAAGACTTCTCTCCCTTGTCGCGGTAGAACTGGAGGTGTGA
- a CDS encoding ComEA family DNA-binding protein — MRLRKQHQRTILFVALVFFILLGIVMERETKTEEDTTSSQKVVAFPVELNTASLEDLMSIPGIGPVKAQRIIDYRESHGGFSSVEELKNVSGIGEKTLEKISRYVTVEGVEQHIKREVTKLNVNTASVEELETLPYIGEVKAKAIVEYREKNGPFRSPEDLLDVPGIGEKTLEKIRGKITF, encoded by the coding sequence TTGAGACTCAGAAAGCAACATCAAAGAACAATTCTATTCGTGGCACTTGTTTTCTTCATATTGCTTGGAATTGTTATGGAACGAGAAACGAAAACAGAAGAGGACACAACATCCTCTCAGAAGGTTGTCGCCTTTCCTGTGGAGCTGAACACCGCTTCTCTGGAAGACTTGATGTCGATTCCAGGGATCGGGCCTGTGAAAGCCCAGAGGATCATCGATTACAGAGAGTCACATGGTGGATTTTCGAGCGTGGAAGAATTGAAGAACGTCTCTGGAATCGGAGAAAAAACCCTGGAGAAGATTTCCAGATATGTGACCGTCGAAGGAGTTGAACAACATATCAAAAGAGAAGTCACAAAACTGAACGTGAACACAGCTTCGGTTGAAGAACTCGAAACCCTTCCCTACATAGGTGAGGTAAAGGCAAAAGCCATTGTCGAGTACCGAGAGAAAAACGGTCCCTTTCGTTCTCCCGAAGATCTTCTGGACGTGCCTGGAAT